The nucleotide sequence CCCAGACGATCGAACCGAGGAACCAGCTGCCGGCACTGCCCTCCTGCACCTCGAACAGGATCAGCGCGCCGGTGACGAACGCAAAGGCGATGCCGTCGTTCATCCCCGCCTCGCCGGACAGACCAAAGCGCACCTGGTCGGCATCGCGCGCATGGCTGACCTGAACCAGGCTGGCCAACACCGGATCGGTCGGCGAGAGAATGGCGCTGATCAGCAACGCAGTCGCCAGGCCCAGACCCAGCAACCCGCTGCAGAACAGCGTGGAGACACCAATGGTCAGGATCAGCACCGGACCGGCGAGCACGCAGGCGGTCTTCCAGGCCGGATGGCTGAACGGCAGACGCAGCTTGAGGCCACCGATGAACAGCGAGATCAGCACCGCTATTTCGGTGAGGTGTTCCAGCCAGGCGGTGATGTCGCTGAAACTCTGCTCCCACAGCCCCAGCCCCAGCGGGCCGATGCCGAGGCCGAAGCACAGGTAAACCAGCGATGTGGTCACCGGCAGCCAGCGCAGGTACGCGGAAGCCAGCGCCAGCAACAGTAGCAGGCAGCCCAAGACGGCCATCCAAAGCAGAAAGCTCATGCGTTCGTCCCGGTGGATGCGTCCGCAGGCGCAGGTAAAGAGGCCAGGCGACTGCCGCCTCTATAGCACTAGGCAACGCCGGGCTGGCGGTGGTTCAAGGATTTCTACGCGGCTACAGCCATCGGCTGCGGCGGGACGACCCTCAGGGCTGCTCGGAGCTCAGCGTGCGGGGCGGCAGCTCGGCCTCGCTGTCTTCGTCCGCGTCGGCATCGCTGAGGTTGTCCCAGATCAGGCGCGGATCGAAGGTCACGGCGGCGAGCATGGTCAGGATCACCACGCAGCAGAAGGCAGCCGCGCCAAGGTCGGCGGAAATGCTCGCAAGATTGCCGAAGTTGACCAGCGCCACGAGGATGGCGATGACGAAGATGTCGAGCATCGACCAGCGTCCGATCCACTCGATGAACCGGTACATGAGGATGCGCTGGCGCGCCGACATCGGCTGGTGACGCTGCACCGAGTACAACAGGGTGGCGATGCCGATCAACTTGAACGTCGGCACCAGGATGCTGGCGACGAACACCACCAGGGCGATGGGCAGCATGTCCGCCTGAATCAACTCGAGCACCCCGGCCATGATGGTCGACGGCTCACCGCTGCCAAGAAAATTGACCGTCATGATCGGCAGCACGTTGGCCGGGATGTAGAAAATCGCCGCGGTGATGAGCAGCGCCCAGGTGCGCACCACGCTGTCCGGGCGCCGCGCGTGCAGGCGCGAACCGCAGCGGCTGCAATGCTGCACCTGGCCTTCCTCGAGGTACTCGAGCTTGTGGCATTCGCCGCAGACCAGAATGCCGGCATCAAGTGCGCGCATGGCCATCCTCCTTCTCGCTCAAGGCGTCCCAGACCTGGTGCGGCGACATGGTCACCTCCAGCCAGACCTGCGTCAGCATCAGCCCCACGAAACAGACGATGCCGAAGCCCAGGTGCACTTCAGCCATGTCCATCAGCTTGACCATCGACACCAGGATGCCGAACAGATACACCTCGAGCATGCCCCACTCGCGCAGGTGGTGGTACGCGCGGTAGATCTGGATGCCCAGCGGGCGCAGCGTCTGCACCGGCAGGCTGAGCAGCACGAGGAACTGGCAGAGGAGCTTGAGCAGCGGCACCAGCATGCTGCAGAAGAACACCACCAGTGCTACGCCCTCCATGCCTGAGTGATAGAGCCCGACCACTCCGCTCCACACCGTGTCGACGGAACTCTGACCGAGCAGGTTGAGGCTCATGATCGGCATGAAGTTGGCCGGCACGAACAGCATCAATGCGGTAAGCACCAGGGCCATCGAACGGCGGCGCATGTGCGAGCGATGCACAAGCATCTCGTAGCCGCAGCGCGGGCAACAGGCCTTCTGCTCGTCGCCCACATGCGGATGGCGCATCAGCAGGTCGCACTCGTGGCAGGCGATCAGGTCATACAGGGGCGGCAGGTCCCGCCGCGCATCCACCGGCTGGCCGGTGCGGTCTTGCGTATCCATTTCAAGCGTTCCCCAGGTGATGCTTGCCAGCACGATGGCTGGCTGCGGCCACGGAGTTGCCGCGGTCGCACTCGGCTGTGGGTAGATAGTAATCGGCTGCCGGCGCGGCGTCCCGCATCTTCCGTCGTTGCGTGCGGCAGCGCTGCATCGGCACGTTCGCGGGTGCGTGCTATGGTGCGTTCCTTGCCCCCGCGTGGAGACACCGACCTATGCTGCCCCGCCTGTTTGCCAGCGCCTTGCTGTCCCTGCTGTGCGTTACCGCCAGCGCTCACGAGTACACGCTCGCCGACCTGCATATCGACCACCCCTGGTCGCGTGCGTTACCACCCAACGTGCCGAACGGCGTTGCCTATTTCATCGTGCACAACAACGGCAAGGACGGCGACCGCCTGCTCGCGGTCAGCACCCCGCTGGCGGAGAAGGCCGAGCTGCACGCCCATGTGCACATCGGCGAGGTGATGCGCATGCAGCAGATCAACTCCGTGGGCATTCCCGCCGGTGGCGAGGCGCGCTTCGAGCCGAACGGCAATCACGTCATGCTGTTCGGCCTGAAGAAGCCACTGGTAGCGGGCGAGCGTTTCCCGCTGACCCTGCAATTCGAAAAGGCCGGCAAGGTCGAGGTGGACGTCGCCGTTCAGGCCGATGCCCCTGTCGCCGGCAGCGAACCACAGCACCACTGAGGGCTGGGCTAGTCGCGATCCAGCAGGTGAAACTGCGGTAATCCCAGGTGCCAGCGGATCGCGGCCAGGCGAATCAGCAATACCGCCAGCATGGCTACGCCGGTATCCAGCCAGTGCGGCGTACCCAGCTCACGCATGCCGATGAAGATCAGCGACCCGCAGATGCAGGCGGTGGCGTAGATTTCCTTCTGGAAGATCATCGGGATCTCGTTGCAGATCACGTCGCGCATCACCCCGCCGGCTACGCCCGTCATCACGCCCATGATCACCGCCGTGCTGTACGGCACGTTGTGCTGCAACGCCACTTCGGTACCGATCACGGTGAACACCGCGAGGCCGAAGGCGTCGGCGATCAGCAGGCCGCGCTCGTGGATCGGCTGCGTCATGCGCACCCAGAGCACGGTGCCGACCGCCGCCAGCGAGGCGACGAGGATGTAGGTGTCGTTGCGAATCCAGCTCACCGGATGGTTGTCGAGGATCACGTCACGCAGGGTGCCGCCGCCGAGTGCGGTGATGATCGCGATCACCAGCACGCCGAACAGGTCCATGGACTTGCGCCCGGCCATCAGCGCGCCGGTGATGGCGAATACCGCGACACCAAACAGGTCGGCGAGATAGAACAGCTGGGCCATGTGCTCCTCAGGCCGTGACGGGAGTGCGCATGGTGACGAACTCCTCGGCAGCCGTCGGGTGGATGCCCAGGGTGTCGTCGAACACGCGCTTGGTGGCACCGGCCTTGAGCGCCACCGCCAGGCCCTGGATGATTTCGCCCGCCTCCGGCCCGACCATGTGGCAGCCCAGAACGCGGTCGGTCTTGGCATCCACCACCAGCTTCATCAGCGTCCGCTCCTGGCTGTCGGTCAGGGTCAGCTTCATCGCCCGGAAGCGGCTCTCGAAGACCTGCACCGCGTAGCCCTGGCTACGCGCGTCCTCCTCGGTCAGTCCGACGGTGCCGATGTTCGGCAGGCTGAACACGGCAGTGGGAATCGTCGCGTAATCCACCGGCCGATATTCCTCAGGTTTGAACAGGCGCCGCGCCACGGCCATGCCTTCGGACAGTGCTACCGGGGTCAGCTGCACGCGGCCGATCACATCGCCGATCGCCAGGATCGACGGCTCACTGGTCTGGTAGTTGTCGTCGACCTTGATGAAGCCTTTGTCGGTGAGTTCGACCCCGGTGTTCTCCAGGCCGAGATTCTCCAGCATCGGCTGGCGCCCGGTGGCGTAGAACACGCAATCAGCCTGCAACTGGCGTCCATCCTTGAGCGTGGCCAGTAGACCGTCTTCATGGCGGTCGATGCGCGCGATGTCGCTGTTGAATTGCAGATCGAGGCCCTTCTTCTCCAGCTCGGCCTTCAGGTGCTGGCGCACCGCGCCATCGAAGCCGCGCATGAACAGTTCGCCGCGATAGAGCAGCGACGTCTGTGTACCCAGGCCATGGAAGATCGAGGCGAACTCGACGGCGATGTAACCGCCGCCCACCACCAGCACGCGCTTGGGCAACTCCTTGAGGAAGAACGCTTCATTGGAGCTGATCGCCAGGTCCTTGCCGGGAATATCCGGGATCTGCGGCCAGCCGCCGGTGGCGACGAGAATAGTCGCGGCGCTGAAGCGCTGGCCGTCGACCTCGACGGTGTGTGCGTCGACGATACGCGCATGGCTTTCCAGCAGGGTCACGCCGCTGTTCACCAGCAGATTGCGGTAGATGCCGTTGAGGCGCAGGATCTCACGGTTCTTGTTGGCGATCAGTGTTGCCCAGTCGAATGTCGCCTCGCCCAGTGACCAACCGAAGCCTTCAGCCTGCTCGAAGTCATCGGCGAAATGCGCGCCGTACACCAGCAGCTTCTTCGGCACGCAGCCGACATTTACGCAGGTGCCGCCCAGGTAGCGGCTTTCCGCCACCGCCACGCGTGCGCCATAGCCCGCGGCAAAGCGTGCCGCGCGGACGCCGCCGGAACCGGCGCCAATCACAAACAGGTCGAAATCGTAGGGCATGAACAGTCTCCCGAATCAGGCCTTCAGCATACCCGAAGAACCGCCGCCAGCCAGCCGCGGTCTACTCTGCAGACGCTGCCGCAGGAGGATTCGCGCATGACCCCGACCTTGACGCACCTGGCCCTGCACGTGCCGGACCTGGATGCCTGCGTACGGTTCTACGAGACCTTTTGCGGCATGCGCGTGATTCACCAGCGTGAAGGCAAGGGCTCGCGCATCGTCTGGATGGCCGAGCCCGGCAAGGAACACCGCTTCATCTTCGTGATCATGCCCGGCGGTACGGATCGCCAGCTGGCAGAAAACGACTACAGTCACTTCGGCTTCGCCCTGCAGAGCCGCGAGCAGGTGGATGCCATCGCCGAGACCGCACGCGCCGCCGGCTGCCTGGTCTGGGCACCGCGCGACGAGCCCTACCCGGTCGGGTACTACTGCGGCCTGCGCGATCCTGCCGGCAACTACGTCGAATTCAGCTACGGCCAGCCACTGGGGCCTGGCGCGGAGCACATGCCGATCCCCTGAAAACACAAAAGCCACCCGCAGGTGGCTTTTGCTCACAGCGCCCGCGAATCAGTATGCGCGGCCGGTCTTGTACAGGTTCTCGAAGCAGAAGTTGGTCGCCTCGATGTAACCCTCGGCACCACCGCAGTCGAAGCGCTTGCCCTTGAACTTGTAGGCAATCACGCAGCCATCCTGGGCCTGCTTCATCAGCGCGTCGGTGATCTGGATTTCACCGCCCTTGCCCGGCTCGGTATTGGCGATCAGATCGAAGATGTCCGGCGTCAGGATGTAACGGCCGATGATCGCCAGGTTCGACGGTGCGTCTTCCGGCTGCGGCTTCTCGACCATGGTGTTCACCCGGTAGATGTCGTCGCGAATCATCTCGCCGGCAATCACGCCGTACTTGGAGGTCTCCTCCGGCGGCACTTCCTGAATGGCGACGATGGAGCAGCGGAACTGGTTGTACAGCTTGACCATTTGCTGCAGCACGCCGTCACCTTCGAGGTTCAGGCAGAGGTCGTCCGCCAGCACCACCGCGAACGGCTCGTCGCCGATCAGGGGACGGCCGCTGAGGATGGCGTGGCCCAGGCCCTTCATTTCGACCTGGCGGGTGTAGGAGAAGCTGCACTCGTCAATCAGGCGACGGATACCGACCAGGTACTTCTCCTTGTCGGTGCCCTTGATCTGGTGCTCCAGCTCGTAGCTGATGTCGAAATGGTCTTCCAGCGCGCGCTTGCCACGGCCGGTAACGATGGAAATTTCGCTCAGACCGGCCTCGAGGGCCTCTTCGACGCCGTACTGGATCAGTGGTTTGTTGACCACTGGCAGCATTTCCTTGGGCATGGCTTTGGTGGCCGGCAGAAAGCGAGTGCCATAACCGGCGGCCGGAAACAGACATTTCTTGATCATGGGGGTCCTTGGGCGCTGCTGCAGTAAATTGTCGCGCAGTCTAATCAGGCGGCATGGGCCTTACAATGCCCCATCGCTGGCCTGCCGACTCCACGATAGATATAGCCCATGGCTGCAAGTTCAACCGAGTTGTAGATATTCCGCCCATCGAATACCACCGGCATGCGCATACTACTGCGGATGCGCAGCCAATCGGGCTGGCGAAACTGTTTCCACTCGGTGACCAGGACCAGCGCGTCAGCACCTTCAACCGCTCCATAAGGTGACTCGCCCAACTGCAGCTGCCCATTCTGCAACGCCTGTTCGTAGCGGCTGGCTACAGCGTTGCAGGCAACCGGATCGCACGCTTTGACCTGAACACCAGCGGCCAGCAGCGCATCCAGCAGCACCAGGCTCGGCGCTTCGCGCAGGTCGTCTGTCCCCGGTTTGAACGCCAGCCCCCAGATGGCCACCACGCGCCCCTGCAGATGACCGGCGAAATGCTCGCGCACGGCCTGGAACAGCAACGTCTTCTGCAAGGCATTGCGCGCCTCGACGGCACGCAGGATGCTCGGCTCGACACCTTCCTGCTCCGCCGTGCGAATCAGCGCGCGCACATCCTTGGGGAAGCACGAGCCCCCGTAACCACAGCCGGCATAGATGAAGTGCGTACCGATACGTCGATCACTGCCAATACCGCGACGGACCTCCTCGACATCCACACCAAGGCGCGCACAGAGCCCGGCCATTTCATTCATGAATGAGATTTTGGTCGCCAGAAAGGCGTTGGCCGCGTACTTGGTGAACTCGGCAGCACGAATGCCCATGCTCAATACGCGCTCGTGATTACGCAGGAACGGCGCGTAAAGACGGCGCAGCAATTCATCGGTCGCCGGCTCATCGCAACCCAGCACGACGCGATCCGGTCGCATGAAATCCTCGACCGCAGAACCTTCCTTGAGGAATTCGGGGTTGCTCGCCACTCGCACGGTGAGGCTCACGCCACGCGCAGCAAGCCCTTGAGCGATATGCTGCCTGACCCGCTCACCGGTGCCCACCGGGACCGTCGACTTGTTCACAACCACGGCCGAATGCCGGAGCACACGCCCCAGCTCATCGGCAACCGCGAGCACATGGCTGAGATCGGCCGAACCGTCCTCGCCGGAGGGCGTACCGACGGCGATGAAGATGATTCCCGCATCGAGCCCATCGGCGAGCTGTGCACTGAAGCTCAGTTGGCCGCTGGCCAGATGGGCCTTGAGCATGGCTTCGAGACCGGGCTCGTAGATCGGCACCGTGCCTGCCAGCAGCAAATCGAGACGCTTCGGATCGCGCTCGATACAGATGACCTGGTTGCCCATCTCGGCAAAGCAGCATGCCGTCACCAGCCCCACGTAGCCCGCACCGATCACACATAGCCGCATCGTTCAGCCCTCGCCTGCTTTTGCTGCGATTTGAGCCGATGGCAGTGGCAGACCGATGACGAACCCGCGTCGATTTGATTACAGCACCAGTGCCTGCGGATTATTGCGGGCATAAAAAAGCCCGGCCTAAGCCGGGCTTTTCTAAAGCTTCGACCAATTACTTGGCTTGAGCTTCCACTTCAGCTTCTACGCGACGGTTAACAGCGCGACCGGCGTCGGTTGCGTTGTCAGCTACCGGGCGGGATTCGCCGTAGCCTACCGAGTTGACGCGCTCGCCGCCTACACCGTACTGGTTGACCAGAACGTCACGAACAGCGTTGGCACGACGCTCGGACAGCTTCTGGTTGTAAGCGTCAGTACCGACGGAGTCAGTGTGACCTTCAACAGTAGTAGCGGTTTGCGGGTACTGGTTCATGAAGTCGGCCAGGTTTTTGATGTCTCCGTAGCTTTCTTCTTTGACCTTGGACTTGTCGAAGTCGAATTTCACGTCCAGTTCAACGCGGACGACTTCGGCAACAGCCGGGCAACCGTCAGCATCGACAGTGGTGTTGGCCGGGGTGTCCGGGCACTTGTCGACGTTGTCGCAAACGCCATCGTTGTCGCTGTCGGCGCAGACTTCTGCAACCGGCTCAGCAGCAGGCTCAGCAGCAGGCTTGGAGCCGCCACCGAAGTTCAGACCGATACCGATGCTCGGCGCCCACTCGGTGTCGCCTTGGTCGATGTTGTACTGAGCTTCAACGCCGGCACGGGCGTAGAAGTTCTCGGTGAAGTACAGTTTTGCACCGCCGCCCAGGTTAGCGAAGGTGGAACCGTTACGACCGCTGCGGCCGTTCTGACCGATGCTCTGGTCGGAGAAGCCAGCCGACACGTACGGACGCAGGGTGTCGCCCGGAGCGTTGAAGTGGTACAGGGCGTCCAGTGCAGTGTTGGAGCCTTTGATGTTACGACCGTCGTCGCTACGTGCGTTGTGCACTTCGTCGTAGCCCAGGCGCAGCTCTACGTCGTCGGTCAGGAAGTAACCGATGGAGCCACCGAACAGGTTCCCGTCGTTCTTGAAGTCACGAGCGCTATCGAACTGCTGTTTCTTGGCGAAGCCTTCCAGCTCGACTGCACCTTGGCCTTGGGCCAGTGCGTTCAGCGAAGACGCAGCAATCAGAGAACCGATTACAACGCCCAAGGTGTTTTTCAATTTCATCCGTAAATCCCCATCGTGTTATGACTGTGAGTTGCCCTACGGTCATGTGGAACAACTTGGCGGCAATTCTACCAGAAGTTCGTACCGTCCAGGCCTTCAGATAGTGCTAACCAGATTAAGTTTCACCAATTTTGACGAAATTTTCACGCAGCTTGTCCAAGGCACGCTTGTACCTCATTTTGGTAGCGCTGAGGCCCATGTGCATGATGTCGGCGATCTCCTGAAACTCCAGTTCGGCCACGAATCTCAGCACCAGAATTTCCCTGTCGATCGGATTCACATGAATCAGCCAACGATCCAGACCGCCCTTCTCTTCAGGCTTCGGCGCTTTTTCTTCGGACGCCTCTTCAAGAGGATCGAGGCTCAGGGCGTCGAGCAGACGGCGCTTCCGCCGTTCTTTGCGATATTGGGTAATACACTCGTTATACGTAATGCTATATAGCCAGGTCTTGAACTTGGACTTGCCTTCGAAGTTCTTCAGGCCGTAAAGCACTTTGAGCATGACTTCCTGACAAACATCGTCGGCGTCACGGTCATTACCGAGATAGCGGGCGCAGACGTTGAACAATGTGCGCTGATAGCGGCGCATGAGCTCTTCGTAGGCACGCGTGATATGAAAGAGTTCGACATGCGCACGCTGAACCAGCTCTTCATCCGAGAGCTCGCGCGGGTCGTAACGCGTAGAAAGCGATTGGCCTTTGTTCAAAACAGGACGTGCCGACAGTCAGGACAGGTGGCAGCCACTGCCCGAAAAACAGGGCTCAGCGTGGCTGCATACAATAGCAGGATCGTGGATCAGCGGCTGCGAACTCGCTGTTCCAGCAGCGCACGGTTGGCCACGGAGACCAGCTCGCCATCCTCGGTCAGGAGGATGGTCTTGACCGTACCGATCTCTTCGATCACCCCTACGACCTCGTCGATCGTCACTTGTTGCCCGACCTCATACAACTCGCGGACATAGATGCCAGCGAGAATCTGCCCGGCGATGTCGCGACTGCCCAGCCCCAACGCCAGCGCAACAGCAAGGCCGACCGAGATCAGCACGATGGCGATGACGTTGTTGAGCAGATCGGTCTTCACTTCCAGCTGGCCTATAGCCACCGAGATGCTGATGATGATGACCAGTCCCTGGGCGATGCGCCCCAGGCCATTGGCGTAATCGAGACCGACGCCCTCGGCTGCGCCGCGCACCAGCCCGCTGACCAGTTGCGCCAGCAGCACACCGGCGAGCAGCACCAGCGCAGCACCAAAGACCTTCGGCAGGTACAGGGCCAGCACGTCCAGGGTCGCGGAAACCCGCTCCAGCCCCAGAGACTCGGCTGCAGAAACCAGGAAGATGAGCAATACGAACCAGTAGACGATTTTGCCGATCAGCGTCGATACCGAAACCTGGATACCCGCACGAGCCAGTATCTTGGTCAGGCCGGTTCCAGCCATCAGTCGATCCAGACCTACCTTGGCGAGCAGCTTGGACAGCAGGGTGTCCAGCAGTTTGGCGACCACGAAGCCTAGCAGCACCAGGATCAGTGCCACGAACAGGTTCGGGATGAAGCTGGCTACCTTGGTCCACAACGCTGTCATCGCGGTGACCAGGCTATGAGTCCAGGGGTCGAGTTCCATATCAGTCAGCCTTCTGTTCAGTACGTGCGGAAACGGAGCGCGAAACCGGCGTCACATGGTGCGAGCCGTTGTTGAGCGCGATCATCATGGCCTCGAAGCAATGCCCGATCAGGCTGAACAGATCGCCAACACCGACCTGCCGATTGGCCGTCTTGAGGACGCGACCAAGGGTAGCGTCATCGTCGTGCGGGGTTGCGTGCGAGCGCAAAAGATCTCGCAGGGATTCTTCGAATGGATCGTGCATACGCGCCTCGCGTGAGTATGTTGCCTAGACGTGCCCGCCATTGGCAGCGTCACATCTACAGCCAGCGCAATCGCCGGAACAGCCACCACTGGAACGTGGCTACGCCGCCGATCAGCGCGCAGGCAATCATGAAACCGTGGTCGCTGGACACACCCGGCAGGCCACCAACGTTTACGCCGAGAAGCCCGGTAATGAAGCTCATCGGCAGAAAAAAGCCGGTGATGATACTCAAGCGGTACATCGTCCGGTTCATCTTCTCGCTCAGCCGCCGGTGTTCGGACTCCAGCACCAGCCCTACCCGCTCGCGAATCAGCTCCAGCTCTTCCAGATACCGCGTCAGGCTGTTGTTGAGCTCGTTCCAGTAGTTGGTGTCGCTCTCGACGAACCAGCTGAAGCCGTTGCGCGCCAGCTGCGCATAGATGTCCCGCTGTGGTGCGAGGAATCTTCGCAGCCCTGCGGCACGTCGGCGGACCTGCAGCATTAGCCCGTGCTCCGGCATGTAGCGCTCGTCCGCGTCGAGGTGTTCTTCCTGGCCGTCAACCTGTTCGGAAAGACTGCTTACCAGCGCATCCACGCGATCGGTCAGGTAGTGCGCCAGATACAGGATCAGCTCTGCGGACGTCTTCGGCCCGCTGCCTTTTTCCAATTGGGCGATCAGCTCTTCGGTCGCCCACAAAGGCCGCAGACGCAGAGAAATAGTGCGCTTCGCGTCGGCGAAGATACGCACGGAGACCATGTCTTCCGGTTGCGCATCGGGATTCAGATTGACCCCGCGCAGAAACAGCAGCAACTCGTTACCCGGCAACGCCAGCAAGCGTGGCCGGGTATTTTCCTCCAGCAGCAGGTCACAGCTGAAACGACTGAGGCCACTCTGCTCGCGCAACCAGGTCTGCGCCAACGGGTGGCCGCGGTCCCAATGCAGCCAGATACTTTCTTCATCGCCGAGCTGCAGGTCCTCCAACTCGGCACGGGTAACGGCCCGGGCACCACCGCGTCCATCAAGGACATAGGCGTGCACCAGCCCCCACTGAAGATTGTCTTGCTCCTGCATCGGCTACCGCTACCTCTCTGCTAAGCCCCGTCTCTCAACGGGAGCGGCGGATCATTCCGGCATTTTCAGGGCTTGGGGGGAAACGACGATGCCGTTGTTGTCGGCATAGACGAACTCACCCGGGCGGAAGGTGACGCCGCCAAAGGTGACCACGACATTGAGGTCGCCGATGTTGCGCTTGTCGGTCTTCAGCGGGTTGCTGGCCAGCGCCTGCACGCCCAGGTCGGTCTGCGCCAGGACGTCGACGTCACGCACGCAGCCATAGATGACCATTCCT is from Pseudomonas sp. PDM14 and encodes:
- a CDS encoding copper chaperone PCu(A)C, whose amino-acid sequence is MLPRLFASALLSLLCVTASAHEYTLADLHIDHPWSRALPPNVPNGVAYFIVHNNGKDGDRLLAVSTPLAEKAELHAHVHIGEVMRMQQINSVGIPAGGEARFEPNGNHVMLFGLKKPLVAGERFPLTLQFEKAGKVEVDVAVQADAPVAGSEPQHH
- a CDS encoding UDP-glucose dehydrogenase family protein, whose product is MRLCVIGAGYVGLVTACCFAEMGNQVICIERDPKRLDLLLAGTVPIYEPGLEAMLKAHLASGQLSFSAQLADGLDAGIIFIAVGTPSGEDGSADLSHVLAVADELGRVLRHSAVVVNKSTVPVGTGERVRQHIAQGLAARGVSLTVRVASNPEFLKEGSAVEDFMRPDRVVLGCDEPATDELLRRLYAPFLRNHERVLSMGIRAAEFTKYAANAFLATKISFMNEMAGLCARLGVDVEEVRRGIGSDRRIGTHFIYAGCGYGGSCFPKDVRALIRTAEQEGVEPSILRAVEARNALQKTLLFQAVREHFAGHLQGRVVAIWGLAFKPGTDDLREAPSLVLLDALLAAGVQVKACDPVACNAVASRYEQALQNGQLQLGESPYGAVEGADALVLVTEWKQFRQPDWLRIRSSMRMPVVFDGRNIYNSVELAAMGYIYRGVGRPAMGHCKAHAA
- a CDS encoding trimeric intracellular cation channel family protein, translated to MAQLFYLADLFGVAVFAITGALMAGRKSMDLFGVLVIAIITALGGGTLRDVILDNHPVSWIRNDTYILVASLAAVGTVLWVRMTQPIHERGLLIADAFGLAVFTVIGTEVALQHNVPYSTAVIMGVMTGVAGGVMRDVICNEIPMIFQKEIYATACICGSLIFIGMRELGTPHWLDTGVAMLAVLLIRLAAIRWHLGLPQFHLLDRD
- a CDS encoding mechanosensitive ion channel family protein; protein product: MELDPWTHSLVTAMTALWTKVASFIPNLFVALILVLLGFVVAKLLDTLLSKLLAKVGLDRLMAGTGLTKILARAGIQVSVSTLIGKIVYWFVLLIFLVSAAESLGLERVSATLDVLALYLPKVFGAALVLLAGVLLAQLVSGLVRGAAEGVGLDYANGLGRIAQGLVIIISISVAIGQLEVKTDLLNNVIAIVLISVGLAVALALGLGSRDIAGQILAGIYVRELYEVGQQVTIDEVVGVIEEIGTVKTILLTEDGELVSVANRALLEQRVRSR
- the galU gene encoding UTP--glucose-1-phosphate uridylyltransferase GalU, with the translated sequence MIKKCLFPAAGYGTRFLPATKAMPKEMLPVVNKPLIQYGVEEALEAGLSEISIVTGRGKRALEDHFDISYELEHQIKGTDKEKYLVGIRRLIDECSFSYTRQVEMKGLGHAILSGRPLIGDEPFAVVLADDLCLNLEGDGVLQQMVKLYNQFRCSIVAIQEVPPEETSKYGVIAGEMIRDDIYRVNTMVEKPQPEDAPSNLAIIGRYILTPDIFDLIANTEPGKGGEIQITDALMKQAQDGCVIAYKFKGKRFDCGGAEGYIEATNFCFENLYKTGRAY
- a CDS encoding paraquat-inducible protein A; this translates as MDTQDRTGQPVDARRDLPPLYDLIACHECDLLMRHPHVGDEQKACCPRCGYEMLVHRSHMRRRSMALVLTALMLFVPANFMPIMSLNLLGQSSVDTVWSGVVGLYHSGMEGVALVVFFCSMLVPLLKLLCQFLVLLSLPVQTLRPLGIQIYRAYHHLREWGMLEVYLFGILVSMVKLMDMAEVHLGFGIVCFVGLMLTQVWLEVTMSPHQVWDALSEKEDGHART
- the sigX gene encoding RNA polymerase sigma factor SigX, whose amino-acid sequence is MNKGQSLSTRYDPRELSDEELVQRAHVELFHITRAYEELMRRYQRTLFNVCARYLGNDRDADDVCQEVMLKVLYGLKNFEGKSKFKTWLYSITYNECITQYRKERRKRRLLDALSLDPLEEASEEKAPKPEEKGGLDRWLIHVNPIDREILVLRFVAELEFQEIADIMHMGLSATKMRYKRALDKLRENFVKIGET
- a CDS encoding paraquat-inducible protein A, with the translated sequence MRALDAGILVCGECHKLEYLEEGQVQHCSRCGSRLHARRPDSVVRTWALLITAAIFYIPANVLPIMTVNFLGSGEPSTIMAGVLELIQADMLPIALVVFVASILVPTFKLIGIATLLYSVQRHQPMSARQRILMYRFIEWIGRWSMLDIFVIAILVALVNFGNLASISADLGAAAFCCVVILTMLAAVTFDPRLIWDNLSDADADEDSEAELPPRTLSSEQP
- a CDS encoding CrfX protein; translation: MHDPFEESLRDLLRSHATPHDDDATLGRVLKTANRQVGVGDLFSLIGHCFEAMMIALNNGSHHVTPVSRSVSARTEQKAD
- the gorA gene encoding glutathione-disulfide reductase, which codes for MPYDFDLFVIGAGSGGVRAARFAAGYGARVAVAESRYLGGTCVNVGCVPKKLLVYGAHFADDFEQAEGFGWSLGEATFDWATLIANKNREILRLNGIYRNLLVNSGVTLLESHARIVDAHTVEVDGQRFSAATILVATGGWPQIPDIPGKDLAISSNEAFFLKELPKRVLVVGGGYIAVEFASIFHGLGTQTSLLYRGELFMRGFDGAVRQHLKAELEKKGLDLQFNSDIARIDRHEDGLLATLKDGRQLQADCVFYATGRQPMLENLGLENTGVELTDKGFIKVDDNYQTSEPSILAIGDVIGRVQLTPVALSEGMAVARRLFKPEEYRPVDYATIPTAVFSLPNIGTVGLTEEDARSQGYAVQVFESRFRAMKLTLTDSQERTLMKLVVDAKTDRVLGCHMVGPEAGEIIQGLAVALKAGATKRVFDDTLGIHPTAAEEFVTMRTPVTA
- a CDS encoding VOC family protein, with the protein product MTPTLTHLALHVPDLDACVRFYETFCGMRVIHQREGKGSRIVWMAEPGKEHRFIFVIMPGGTDRQLAENDYSHFGFALQSREQVDAIAETARAAGCLVWAPRDEPYPVGYYCGLRDPAGNYVEFSYGQPLGPGAEHMPIP
- a CDS encoding OmpA family protein, yielding MKLKNTLGVVIGSLIAASSLNALAQGQGAVELEGFAKKQQFDSARDFKNDGNLFGGSIGYFLTDDVELRLGYDEVHNARSDDGRNIKGSNTALDALYHFNAPGDTLRPYVSAGFSDQSIGQNGRSGRNGSTFANLGGGAKLYFTENFYARAGVEAQYNIDQGDTEWAPSIGIGLNFGGGSKPAAEPAAEPVAEVCADSDNDGVCDNVDKCPDTPANTTVDADGCPAVAEVVRVELDVKFDFDKSKVKEESYGDIKNLADFMNQYPQTATTVEGHTDSVGTDAYNQKLSERRANAVRDVLVNQYGVGGERVNSVGYGESRPVADNATDAGRAVNRRVEAEVEAQAK